One Marinibacterium anthonyi genomic region harbors:
- a CDS encoding PAS domain protein, with the protein MFGHRSVPPGNGKVIQLDRFLDGASLSPIRQIEAYWTALREDGRIPMRSQIDPRGMGSTLEYTFILERIAPGMARFRIAGQHLCTIAGMEVRGMPLTAFFTPVARPEVSATLEHVFDTPAVAELDLRGEVARTGAPSIAARMLVMPLRSDFGRVDRILGALMSTERGKPDRTPVRFEIASSRIRSVDGIPDGLDRAEPAPRQDTTPLPPGFGEDPAGFDRAPAPERASAPAPAWQDPALSADRPVDRFGTPRPADIRDRARSQTQGTPRPKAGGVPYLRLVKSDD; encoded by the coding sequence GTGTTTGGACACAGATCCGTCCCGCCGGGCAACGGAAAGGTCATTCAATTGGATCGGTTCCTGGACGGGGCAAGCCTGTCACCCATCCGTCAGATCGAAGCGTATTGGACCGCGCTTCGAGAGGATGGCAGGATCCCGATGAGATCGCAGATCGACCCCAGAGGCATGGGGTCGACATTGGAATACACCTTCATCCTGGAACGCATCGCGCCGGGCATGGCGCGGTTCCGCATCGCGGGGCAGCACCTGTGCACCATTGCGGGAATGGAAGTGCGCGGCATGCCGCTGACCGCCTTCTTCACGCCGGTCGCCCGGCCCGAGGTGTCGGCGACTCTGGAACATGTCTTCGACACGCCGGCGGTGGCCGAACTGGACCTGCGCGGCGAAGTCGCCCGTACCGGCGCGCCCTCGATCGCGGCCCGGATGCTCGTCATGCCCCTGCGCAGCGACTTCGGCCGGGTCGACCGCATCCTCGGCGCATTGATGTCGACGGAACGGGGCAAACCGGACCGGACGCCCGTGCGCTTCGAAATCGCCTCGTCGCGCATCCGGTCGGTCGACGGCATCCCGGACGGCCTGGACCGCGCCGAACCGGCGCCGCGCCAGGACACGACGCCCCTGCCGCCGGGCTTTGGCGAGGATCCGGCCGGGTTCGACCGCGCGCCCGCGCCCGAACGCGCATCCGCACCGGCGCCCGCCTGGCAGGATCCGGCCCTGTCCGCCGACCGCCCGGTCGACCGGTTCGGCACCCCGCGCCCGGCTGACATCCGCGATCGCGCGCGCTCCCAAACGCAAGGGACGCCGCGACCCAAGGCCGGCGGCGTCCCCTATCTGCGTCTCGTCAAAAGCGACGACTGA
- the aroH gene encoding Phospho-2-dehydro-3-deoxyheptonate aldolase produces MTEWLKTGWRSKPRVQMPDYTDPAALQAVEAQLSKYPPLVFAGEARKLKAQLGKASRGEAFLLQGGDCAESFEQFSADSIRDTFRVMLQMAMVLTYGAKVPVIKVGRMAGQFAKPRSAPTETVNGVELPSYRGDIINDLAFTPESRIPDPGKMLQAYTQAAATLNLIRAFSTGGFADMNRVHAWTLGFADGPEAERYREIANRIQDSIDFMAAAGIDQGNSHEFSTVDFYTSHESLLLEYEEALTRQDSTSGKWLAGSGHLIWIGDRTRQPDGAHVEYCRGVMNPIGLKCGPSMTSDDLKRLMATLNPENEAGRLTLIARFGAGSVGDHLPRLIKTVEEEGAKVVWVCDAMHGNTIKSSTGYKTRPFDSVLREVREFFAVHAAEGTVPGGVHFEMTGLDVTECTGGVHAVTDDTLSDRYHTACDPRLNASQSLELAFLVAEELTGLRQAGQNRAVG; encoded by the coding sequence ATGACCGAGTGGCTCAAGACCGGCTGGCGCAGCAAACCGCGCGTGCAGATGCCGGACTACACCGATCCCGCGGCATTGCAGGCCGTCGAGGCACAGCTGTCGAAATATCCCCCGCTGGTGTTTGCCGGCGAGGCACGCAAGCTCAAGGCGCAACTGGGCAAGGCATCGCGCGGCGAGGCGTTCCTGCTGCAGGGCGGGGATTGCGCCGAGAGCTTCGAGCAGTTCAGCGCCGACAGCATCCGCGACACGTTCCGGGTGATGCTGCAGATGGCCATGGTGCTGACCTATGGCGCCAAGGTGCCCGTCATCAAGGTGGGCCGCATGGCCGGCCAGTTCGCCAAGCCGCGGTCCGCCCCGACCGAGACGGTGAACGGTGTCGAACTGCCCAGCTACCGCGGCGACATCATCAACGACCTGGCGTTCACGCCTGAATCCCGGATCCCCGATCCGGGCAAGATGCTGCAGGCCTACACCCAGGCGGCCGCGACGCTGAACCTGATCCGGGCTTTTTCGACCGGTGGCTTTGCCGACATGAACCGGGTGCACGCCTGGACCCTGGGCTTTGCCGATGGCCCCGAGGCCGAGCGGTACCGCGAGATCGCCAACCGGATCCAGGACAGCATCGACTTCATGGCCGCCGCCGGGATCGACCAGGGCAACAGCCACGAGTTTTCGACGGTGGATTTCTATACCAGCCACGAAAGCCTGCTGCTGGAGTACGAAGAGGCGCTGACGCGCCAGGATTCGACATCGGGCAAGTGGCTGGCGGGGTCGGGGCACCTGATCTGGATCGGCGACCGGACGCGCCAGCCTGACGGCGCGCACGTGGAATATTGCCGTGGCGTGATGAACCCGATCGGGCTGAAATGCGGGCCGTCGATGACGAGCGATGACCTGAAGCGCCTGATGGCGACGCTGAACCCGGAAAACGAGGCCGGGCGTCTGACGCTGATCGCGCGGTTCGGCGCGGGCAGCGTGGGCGATCACCTGCCGCGGCTGATCAAGACCGTGGAAGAGGAAGGCGCCAAGGTGGTCTGGGTCTGCGACGCGATGCATGGCAACACGATCAAGTCGTCGACGGGCTACAAGACCCGGCCGTTCGACAGCGTGCTGCGCGAAGTCCGCGAGTTCTTTGCCGTGCATGCGGCCGAGGGCACCGTGCCGGGCGGCGTGCATTTCGAAATGACGGGACTGGATGTGACCGAATGCACCGGCGGGGTGCATGCGGTGACCGACGACACCCTGTCGGATCGCTATCACACCGCCTGCGACCCGCGCCTGAACGCCAGCCAGTCGCTGGAACTGGCCTTCCTGGTCGCCGAGGAACTGACCGGCCTGCGCCAGGCCGGTCAGAACCGGGCGGTGGGCTGA
- the cdhR_3 gene encoding Carnitine catabolism transcriptional activator, translated as MSTSSVPSTPLINPDKPRRFVFLLLDKFSMLSFASAVECLRIANRMSDLTLYDWRLIGEGGDAVSCSAGTTFKLDSDLVELTRDDTVLVCGGLDVQTAATRKVLGWLRREARKGLGVGGLCTAAHALAMAGLLDGKRATIHWENQDSFAEAFDDVELTKSVFVIDGNRMTTAGGTSSIDLMLKLIADDHGEDLANAVADQLIYSSIRTDQDTQRLSVPTRIGVRHPKLSQVIQMMETNIEEPISPAILAREVAMSTRQLERLFRRYLNRSPKRYYMELRLQKARNLLMQTDMSVINVALACGFASPSHFSKCYRSHYDTTPYRERGARGTRLSV; from the coding sequence ATGTCGACATCATCCGTGCCCAGCACGCCGCTCATCAACCCGGACAAACCCCGGCGTTTCGTGTTCCTTCTGCTGGACAAATTCAGCATGCTGTCCTTTGCCTCGGCCGTGGAATGCCTGCGCATCGCCAACCGGATGAGCGACCTCACCCTCTACGACTGGCGGCTGATCGGCGAAGGCGGCGACGCGGTCAGCTGCTCGGCGGGCACCACGTTCAAGCTCGATTCCGACCTGGTCGAGCTCACGCGCGACGACACGGTCCTGGTCTGCGGCGGGCTCGACGTGCAGACGGCGGCAACCAGGAAGGTGCTGGGCTGGCTCCGGCGCGAGGCCCGCAAGGGGCTGGGCGTCGGCGGGCTCTGCACGGCGGCGCATGCGCTGGCGATGGCGGGGCTGCTGGACGGCAAGCGGGCGACGATCCACTGGGAAAACCAGGACAGCTTTGCCGAAGCCTTCGACGATGTCGAACTGACCAAGTCGGTCTTCGTCATCGACGGCAACCGGATGACCACCGCCGGCGGCACCTCGTCGATCGACCTGATGCTCAAGCTCATCGCCGACGATCACGGCGAAGACCTGGCCAACGCGGTGGCCGACCAGCTGATCTATTCCTCGATCCGCACCGACCAGGACACCCAGCGCCTGTCGGTGCCCACGCGGATCGGCGTGCGCCACCCCAAGCTCAGCCAGGTCATCCAGATGATGGAGACCAACATCGAGGAACCGATCAGCCCGGCGATCCTCGCGCGCGAGGTCGCCATGTCCACCCGCCAGCTCGAACGCCTGTTCCGCCGCTACCTCAACCGCTCGCCGAAACGCTACTACATGGAACTGCGCCTGCAAAAGGCCCGCAACCTGCTGATGCAGACCGACATGTCCGTCATCAACGTGGCCTTGGCCTGCGGCTTCGCCAGCCCGTCGCATTTCTCCAAATGCTACCGGTCCCACTACGACACCACCCCCTACCGCGAACGCGGCGCCCGGGGCACCCGCCTCTCGGTCTGA
- the pgi gene encoding Glucose-6-phosphate isomerase: MFDPLVSLRAKAADRHMLDLFAEDPDRATTFCASTGDMRLDYSKTLIDAEVRDALIALCDKVDLAGRRAAMFSGTPINETEGRAVLHTALRNLDGGPVVVDGIDVMDGVRETLVDMQHFAEAVRSGDKGGAGGAFTDVVNIGIGGSDLGPAMAVGALSPYADGPRCHFVSNVDGAHVADTLRGLDPKTTLLIIASKTFTTVETMTNARTARAWLTEGGGDAALQMVALSTAGDKTKAFGVLPEHVFGFADWVGGRYSMWGPIGLSLMIAIGGKAFESFLRGAEAMDVHFKAAEWGHNLPVMLALVGIWHNQVCGYGTRAVLPYDQRLEKLPAYLQQLEMESNGKSVTMDGVALKVPSGPVVWGAPGTNGQHAFYQLIHQGTSVIPCEFMVAAQGHEPDLAHHHRLLVANCLAQSEALMRGRSLAEARERMAAKGFAGAELDRQARHRVFPGNRPSTMLIYPQLTPFVLGQIVAAYEHRVFVEGVILGINSFDQWGVELGKELATSLAPIVDGEESAEGKDGSTAALVAFVHLHGGGPSDG, from the coding sequence ATGTTCGATCCTCTCGTCAGTCTGCGCGCCAAGGCCGCGGACCGGCACATGCTTGACCTTTTCGCCGAGGATCCCGACCGGGCCACGACGTTTTGCGCCTCGACCGGGGACATGCGGCTGGATTATTCCAAGACGCTGATCGATGCCGAGGTGCGCGACGCGCTGATCGCGCTGTGCGACAAGGTCGACCTGGCCGGGCGGCGCGCGGCGATGTTTTCCGGCACGCCGATCAACGAGACCGAGGGGCGCGCGGTGCTGCATACGGCGTTGCGCAACCTGGATGGCGGGCCCGTCGTCGTCGACGGGATCGACGTGATGGACGGCGTGCGCGAGACGCTGGTCGACATGCAGCATTTCGCCGAGGCCGTGCGGTCGGGCGACAAGGGGGGGGCCGGCGGGGCCTTTACCGACGTGGTGAACATCGGGATCGGGGGATCGGACCTGGGGCCGGCCATGGCGGTCGGCGCGCTGTCGCCCTATGCCGACGGGCCGCGGTGCCATTTCGTGTCCAACGTCGATGGCGCGCATGTCGCCGACACGCTGCGGGGCCTGGACCCGAAGACGACGTTGCTGATCATCGCGTCCAAGACGTTCACCACCGTCGAGACGATGACCAATGCGCGCACGGCCAGGGCCTGGCTGACCGAGGGCGGGGGCGATGCGGCGCTGCAGATGGTGGCGCTGTCGACGGCGGGCGACAAGACGAAGGCGTTCGGCGTGCTGCCCGAGCATGTCTTTGGCTTCGCCGACTGGGTCGGCGGGCGCTATTCCATGTGGGGCCCGATCGGGCTGTCGCTGATGATCGCCATCGGGGGCAAGGCGTTTGAATCCTTCCTGCGCGGCGCCGAGGCGATGGACGTGCATTTCAAGGCCGCCGAATGGGGGCACAACCTGCCGGTGATGCTGGCGCTGGTGGGGATCTGGCACAACCAGGTCTGCGGATATGGCACGCGCGCGGTGCTGCCGTACGACCAGCGGCTGGAGAAGCTGCCCGCGTATCTGCAGCAGCTGGAGATGGAATCCAACGGCAAGTCGGTGACCATGGACGGCGTGGCGCTGAAGGTGCCGTCGGGGCCGGTGGTCTGGGGCGCGCCGGGGACCAACGGGCAGCACGCGTTCTACCAGCTGATCCACCAGGGCACGTCGGTCATTCCCTGCGAATTCATGGTGGCCGCACAGGGGCACGAGCCCGACCTGGCGCATCATCACCGCCTGCTGGTGGCCAATTGCCTGGCGCAGTCCGAGGCGCTGATGCGCGGCCGGTCGCTGGCCGAGGCGCGCGAGCGGATGGCGGCAAAGGGGTTCGCCGGGGCCGAGCTGGACCGGCAGGCGCGCCACCGGGTGTTCCCGGGCAACCGGCCATCGACCATGCTGATCTACCCGCAGCTGACGCCGTTCGTTCTGGGCCAGATCGTGGCCGCCTATGAACACCGGGTGTTCGTCGAAGGGGTGATCCTGGGGATCAATTCGTTCGACCAGTGGGGCGTGGAGCTGGGCAAGGAACTGGCGACCTCGCTGGCGCCGATCGTCGATGGCGAGGAAAGCGCCGAGGGCAAGGACGGATCGACCGCGGCGCTGGTCGCGTTCGTGCACCTGCACGGGGGTGGACCGTCCGACGGGTGA
- the pgl gene encoding 6-phosphogluconolactonase, with translation MAGDQPVSLETYQDREILAMDVADKLASELRAALSHEDVVSLAVAGGTTPGPIFDVLCDVDLDWDRVRVLPTDERWVPQDDPRSNARLIRERLLVGRAAKATYVPLSVDGKEPDDVLAGLEAKIAPLLPLNVVVLGMGGDMHTASLFPGTPGLSEALAADAPILAVLKPDSQPEVRVSLTARVLRDAIHRHIVITGADKRAALDKARGLPLEEAPVRAILNGTTIHWAE, from the coding sequence ATGGCGGGGGATCAACCCGTGAGCCTGGAAACCTATCAGGACCGCGAGATCCTGGCGATGGATGTCGCCGACAAGCTGGCTTCGGAACTGAGGGCGGCGCTGTCGCATGAGGACGTGGTGTCGCTGGCGGTGGCGGGCGGGACGACGCCGGGGCCGATATTCGACGTTTTGTGCGACGTGGACCTGGATTGGGACCGGGTCAGGGTGCTGCCCACGGATGAGCGTTGGGTGCCCCAGGACGATCCGCGTTCGAACGCCAGGCTGATCCGCGAACGCCTGCTGGTGGGGCGCGCTGCGAAGGCCACCTATGTGCCGCTGTCGGTGGATGGCAAGGAACCGGACGACGTGCTGGCCGGGCTTGAGGCGAAGATCGCGCCGCTGCTGCCGCTGAACGTGGTGGTGTTGGGGATGGGGGGCGACATGCACACCGCGTCGCTGTTCCCCGGCACGCCGGGCCTGAGCGAGGCGCTGGCCGCCGATGCGCCGATCCTGGCGGTGCTGAAACCCGACAGCCAGCCCGAGGTGCGCGTCAGCCTGACGGCGCGGGTGCTGCGCGACGCGATCCACCGTCACATCGTGATCACGGGGGCGGACAAACGCGCGGCGCTGGACAAGGCGCGGGGCCTGCCGCTTGAAGAGGCGCCGGTGCGGGCCATACTCAACGGAACCACGATACACTGGGCGGAGTAA
- the zwf gene encoding Glucose-6-phosphate 1-dehydrogenase, whose protein sequence is MVSRVIPVDPFDLVIFGGTGDLARRKILPALFHRFHAGQVPADARIIGAARGEMTSEEFRTFAAEALREFVKDADAVWVGEFLQRLDYVTIDARGDDGWDDLGRLLRPDVVRAFYFSVAPALFSDIAERLSKYGLADATSRIVVEKPFGKNLETARALNRTMASYFDEGQIYRIDHYLGKETVQNLMAIRFGNMLFEPLWNSQFVDHIQITVAETVGVGGRGEYYDTSGAMRDMVQNHLMQLLCLIAMEPPAKFDPDAVRDEKLKVIRALDPVPPHHIVRGQYEASEDEDGVHPSYREAVANERSRTESYVAMRTTISNWRWAGTPFYLRTGKRLKARSSVINVMFKRMPHSIFGVEAGEHQNVLSIRLQPNEGITLGVTIKEPGLGGMRLVDVPLDMTFADALGPDGADTADAYERLIMDVIRGNQTLFMRGDEVEAAWAWTDPIIEGWEARHDVPKAYPSGSAGPADADLLLRRNGREWRGINP, encoded by the coding sequence ATGGTATCGCGCGTCATCCCGGTGGATCCTTTTGACCTGGTCATCTTTGGTGGCACCGGCGACCTGGCCCGTCGCAAGATCCTTCCGGCGCTGTTCCACCGGTTCCATGCCGGCCAGGTGCCGGCCGACGCCAGAATCATCGGCGCGGCCCGGGGCGAGATGACGTCCGAGGAATTCCGGACCTTTGCCGCCGAAGCGCTGCGCGAGTTCGTCAAGGACGCCGACGCGGTCTGGGTCGGGGAATTCCTGCAGCGGCTGGACTACGTCACCATCGATGCGCGCGGCGATGACGGCTGGGACGACCTGGGCAGGCTGTTGCGGCCCGACGTGGTGCGGGCGTTCTATTTTTCGGTCGCGCCGGCGCTGTTTTCCGACATCGCCGAACGTCTGAGCAAGTACGGGCTTGCCGATGCGACCAGCCGGATCGTGGTGGAAAAGCCCTTTGGCAAGAACCTTGAGACGGCGCGCGCGCTGAACCGGACGATGGCGTCCTATTTCGACGAGGGGCAGATCTATCGGATCGACCATTACCTGGGGAAGGAAACCGTCCAGAACCTGATGGCGATCCGGTTCGGCAACATGCTGTTCGAACCTTTGTGGAACAGCCAGTTCGTCGATCACATCCAGATCACCGTGGCCGAAACCGTGGGTGTTGGCGGGCGCGGCGAATATTACGACACGTCGGGCGCGATGCGGGACATGGTGCAGAACCACCTGATGCAGCTGCTGTGCCTGATCGCGATGGAGCCGCCGGCCAAGTTCGACCCCGACGCGGTGCGCGACGAGAAGCTGAAGGTGATCCGCGCGCTGGACCCGGTGCCGCCCCATCATATCGTGCGCGGTCAATACGAGGCGTCCGAGGACGAGGACGGCGTGCATCCGAGCTATCGCGAGGCGGTGGCCAACGAACGGTCGCGCACCGAAAGCTATGTCGCGATGCGCACGACGATTTCCAACTGGCGGTGGGCGGGCACGCCGTTCTATTTGCGCACCGGCAAGCGTCTGAAGGCGCGGTCGTCGGTGATCAACGTGATGTTCAAGCGGATGCCGCATTCGATCTTTGGCGTCGAGGCGGGCGAGCATCAGAACGTGCTGTCGATCCGGTTGCAGCCGAACGAGGGCATCACGCTGGGCGTGACGATCAAGGAACCGGGGCTGGGCGGCATGCGGCTGGTGGACGTGCCGCTGGACATGACATTCGCCGATGCGCTGGGGCCCGATGGGGCCGATACGGCGGATGCCTATGAACGGCTGATCATGGACGTGATCCGGGGCAATCAGACGCTGTTCATGCGCGGTGACGAGGTCGAGGCCGCATGGGCCTGGACCGACCCGATCATCGAGGGCTGGGAGGCGCGCCACGACGTGCCCAAGGCCTATCCCTCGGGCAGCGCGGGGCCGGCGGATGCGGACCTATTGCTGCGGCGCAACGGACGGGAATGGCGGGGGATCAACCCGTGA